In one window of Miscanthus floridulus cultivar M001 chromosome 12, ASM1932011v1, whole genome shotgun sequence DNA:
- the LOC136497453 gene encoding COP1-interactive protein 1-like has product MEVEQAAEVSAPETDDLKAPDKTPAHGDEKENIPNGNTNLQVKEAHNDEDDGTGSDGFELIDVKENFDAAKVEEEMAAPRSTTVDTSPVTEESETQEEKTTAHEEQSVEANTRHLVSSMLNQQTEQLEKLTRRIEELESEKDKLVKDLTEAENKQSLHYSSLQEAQSSLAMKDKELAEATESLKELGSELETSEKRIQEIEAELDSSADKLHKLEELKDERSLHAAQEAKRASELDKMLELAQSNMKEMEKHISSLQEEVKGHQDKATDHQQIEESLRNTISELKVVQEALELSKSQVADLEQKLASQDADISKLTEELNLHCSSEESLKEKTLKLETELTTALEELQAKLLSLQEMETKLDEQSKGRQTSEAALEKQNEQLLILQAELDNLKDENETLQGSLADLNSKLSEKDSMLHQAEDELAKAQLVLSEAMSQKEELELNLNSLREQHGESKAFGENASQKILELEAQIQAMRAAEEALNLELKEAEASVKAAEKKGSGLEQQLSEIENKLVASSEEIELLKERIHQEAAVSAERGMHLEETMTSVEGYKEKITELQSSLDSSVSKNQLLEQEVKELTDKCSEHQEQAHSVHQRSLELEDLLHTSKTHAEGAHSRTQELEQELNNTYEKLKGVEEELEQFRSKASQLSDDLEAYQTKAASLEAVVEAASEKEKELMESLSQITEEKKKIEELTAEYEAKLEESLKEKQSLEENLQSQESKVLDLQQELAKLREENEHHQNNIADLNLQLSTNNDMYSQLESQLKEIDDDHSKTKSLLSETRSHKEELEINLRSLNDLHTESKTVAESSMQKISELETQIQELTASEQSMKLQLSELESKLTSAEKTSIDLEQQLKAATAECSSCHVKIDELSGELEAYKDKSANLETSLAEAKQLEAELSEKLAQVNEEKEKFEELSKKTTIKHLEAEKQVQTLQDELESVRGKMKEVENELQSLGIRESSVLDKLKSAEEQLEHKGRALEHATSKKLDLEALYQSLLEDKETKLQQSSDSLMQKETECQQLSEKLKLAEEEAASYQSRATAATEEVEAMKVELEAFESEISTHEATIEELKIRVSDSESKAEQALAELAMLSGTNETLREELGSKLAMLHEVQEQLNSTHAEKEEVAAKLAEHERTVEHLTEVHSRGIELQSAAESRNAEIEAQLREALEAVGQKEAELRNLNEKLVALESEIESLTHVNEALKQEINAKLVMVDELQEKCSSINSEKEELAEKLSIHERKLEDLTEEHSRGLELRSVAESRNEEIESQLREVLEKVAQKEAELTDLTEKLALLEAENEKLTGVNEALKEEVDAKLAMFDELQERFSSTHAENEEAAEKLAVHERTISHLTEVHTRTLELHSVAESKNEEIETQFRKALEIIAQKEGEVKELCKKLDALEIELGYYEEQATEAAAAEENHKVKFDEASQKIRILEEQLAETHSKLEHFLTEKESLAEANSSLNEELEVHQNKLNDLQLALAAAVAEKEEASEEIHSLRKTLDGMIERKAELEIQVSSAIQEHEELKSKYQNTMEEKQMLSDKYETTKKELEDAIAKLEEEINVDKSEKESHISKLERQITLSEIKYMEEIKTMQVETTEKNEALTAKMQEHADLQHEKDELEQQLLEVRKELDGAYHTIANQEEQASVREIKWDAFRKYSEDRLDAEQQRAEELELQVAALKQQLQEAEIHYKQKEEQVSLREVQWEAGQNHSLDELEAQRQYATDLEKQIEDLTQKLQSADAHYKQKVTEERDKLAEVTTEFNKLTQKVSKSVELEKKVQDLEQKLQLAYSKSEDQVMDAVESRSREFSLNSSTSSGKQQDKTQAADMALPNPTLQEVQEPSGIMAFKFILGVALLSILIGVFLGKRY; this is encoded by the exons ATGGAAGTCGAACAGGCTGCCGAAGTAAGCGCTCCAGAGACGGACGATCTTAAGGCGCCTGATAAGACGCCG GCACACGGTGATGAAAAAGAAAACATACCGAATGGTAATACGAATTTGCAAGTGAAGGAAGCACACAATGATGAAGACGATGGAACAGGATCTGATGGGTTTGAGCTGATAGATGTGAAGGAAAACTTTGATGCAGCAAAAGTGGAGGAAGAAATGGCCGCTCCAAGAAGTACTACAGTCGATACATCTCCTGTTACAGAAGAAAGTGAAACACAAGAAGAAAAAACAACAGCACATGAAGAACAATCAGTTGAAGCAAACACAAGACATCTAGTGTCCTCAATGTTGAACCAACAAACAGAACAATTGGAAAAGCTGACAAGGCGTATTGAGGAGCTTGAATCTGAAAAAGACAAACTGGTAAAGGACTTGACAGAAGCAGAAAATAAGCAGAGCCTGCATTACAGTTCTCTACAAGAAGCTCAAAGCTCTCTTGCTATGAAAGATAAGGAGCTGGCTGAAGCAACGGAGTCGCTGAAGGAGCTGGGTTCTGAGCTTGAAACCTCAGAAAAGAGGATTCAAGAAATTGAAGCTGAATTGGATTCATCAGCAGATAAGCTTCATAAACTTGAAGAGCTGAAGGATGAAAGAAGCTTGCATGCTGCACAGGAGGCAAAGAGGGCCTCAGAACTTGATAAGATGCTGGAACTGGCACAGTCAAACATGAAAGAAATGGAAAAACATATTAGCAGTCTTCAAGAGGAGGTAAAGGGTCATCAAGATAAGGCCACTGACCATCAGCAAATAGAAGAATCGCTGAGAAACACAATCTCAGAACTCAAGGTAGTACAAGAGGCACTGGAGCTGTCAAAGTCACAAGTGGCAGATTTGGAACAGAAGCTAGCCTCCCAGGATGCTGATATCAGTAAACTAACTGAAGAGTTGAATCTCCATTGTTCGTCTGAAGAATCCCTTAAAGAGAAGACTCTTAAACTAGAGACTGAACTTACTACTGCGCTTGAGGAACTACAAGCAAAGCTTTTGAGTTTGCAGGAAATGGAGACAAAACTTGATGAGCAGTCAAAAGGCAGACAAACAAGTGAGGCTGCACTAGAGAAGCAAAATGAACAGCTACTCATCTTACAGGCTGAGCTTGACAACTTGAAGGATGAAAATGAAACTCTCCAAGGGTCGCTTGCTGATCTTAACTCAAAACTTTCTGAGAAAGATTCCATGCTGCATCAGGCTGAAGATGAGCTTGCTAAAGCACAATTGGTCCTCTCAGAAGCAATGTCACAAAAAGAAGAGTTGGAGCTGAATCTGAACTCTCTCAGGGAGCAGCATGGTGAATCCAAAGCTTTTGGAGAAAATGCAAGTCAGAAGATTCTCGAGCTTGAAGCACAAATACAGGCAATGCGTGCAGCTGAAGAGGCACTCAACTTAGAGCTAAAAGAAGCTGAGGCAAGTGTCAAAGCTGCTGAGAAGAAAGGCTCAGGCCTTGAGCAACAACTCAGTGAGATTGAGAATAAGTTAGTTGCATCAAGTGAAGAAATAGAATTGCTGAAAGAGCGTATTCACCAAGAAGCTGCTGTATCAGCAGAAAGAGGAATGCATCTTGAAGAAACAATGACCAGTGTAGAGGGATACAAAGAAAAAATTACCGAGCTACAATCCTCCCTAGATTCCTCAGTGTCTAAAAATCAACTACTTGAACAAGAAGTCAAGGAGCTGACTGATAAATGTTCAGAGCATCAAGAACAAGCGCATTCAGTTCATCAAAGAAGTCTGGAGCTGGAAGATTTGCTTCACACATCAAAGACTCATGCTGAAGGTGCACACTCACGGACACAGGAGCTGGAGCAGGAGCTGAACAATACATATGAGAAGCTCAAGGGGGTTGAAGAAGAACTCGAGCAGTTCAGAAGCAAGGCTTCACAGCTCTCTGATGATCTAGAAGCTTATCAGACAAAAGCAGCTAGTCTTGAAGCTGTGGTGGAAGCAGCAAGCGAGAAGGAGAAGGAGCTTATGGAGTCATTGAGCCAAATaactgaagaaaagaagaaaattgaagaactaactgcagaatacgaagctaaACTTGAAGAGAGCTTGAAGGAAAAGCAATCTCTTGAAGAGAATTTGCAGAGCCAAGAATCGAAGGTGCTGGATCTGCAACAAGAGCTGGCGAAATTAAGAGAAGAAAACGAACACCATCAAAACAACATTGCTGATCTGAACCTGCAACTCTCCACTAATAATGACATGTACAGTCAACTGGAGTCCCAGCTAAAGGAGATCGATGATGATCATAGCAAAACAAAATCACTTCTCTCTGAAACACGATCACACAAAGAAGAGCTTGAGATAAATCTGAGATCCCTTAATGATCTGCACACTGAATCCAAAACAGTTGCTGAGTCCTCAATGCAGAAGATTTCAGAGCTTGAAACTCAAATTCAGGAATTAACTGCATCAGAACAGAGTATGAAGCTGCAGCTCAGTGAGTTGGAGTCTAAATTAACATCTGCTGAGAAAACGAGCATAGATCTTGAGCAACAGCTTAAAGCTGCTACAGCCGAGTGTAGTAGTTGTCATGTGAAGATTGATGAACTTTCTGGGGAGCTTGAAGCATACAAGGATAAATCAGCTAATCTCGAGACTTCATTAGCAGAAGCAAAGCAATTGGAGGCTGAGTTGTCAGAAAAGTTGGCTCAAGTTAATGAAGAAAAGGAGAAGTTTGAAGAACTGTCAAAGAAAACAACCATAAAGCATTTGGAAGCAGAGAAGCAGGTCCAAACTTTGCAGGATGAATTGGAATCTGTCCGTGGCAAAATGAAAGAGGTGGAAAATGAATTGCAGTCTCTGGGTATTAGAGAAAGCTCAGTGCTTGATAAGCTTAAATCTGCAGAAGAGCAGTTGGAGCACAAAGGCAGAGCGCTGGAACATGCCACTTCCAAGAAACTAGACTTGGAAGCTCTGTATCAGTCTTTACTTGAAGATAAAGAGACGAAGCTTCAACAGTCCTCAGACAGCTTGATGCAGAAGGAGACAGAGTGCCAGCAACTGTCTGAAAAGCTGAAGTTGGCCGAGGAAGAAGCAGCATCTTATCAATCAAGAGCAACTGCAGCAACAGAAGAGGTGGAGGCCATGAAAGTGGAGCTCGAAGCCTTTGAGTCAGAGATTTCTACTCATGAGGCCACCATTGAAGAACTCAAGATCAGGGTCTCTGATTCTGAGTCAAAGGCGGAGCAGGCATTGGCTGAGCTTGCAATGCTGAGTGGAACAAATGAGACCCTGAGAGAGGAACTTGGTTCTAAGCTGGCAATGCTTCATGAAGTTCAGGAACAGCTTAATTCTACTCATGCCGAGAAGGAAGAAGTTGCTGCGAAGCTAGCTGAGCATGAAAGGACAGTAGAACATTTGACTGAGGTGCATAGTAGAGGTATAGAACTCCAATCTGCAGCTGAATCAAGGAATGCAGAAATTGAAGCTCAATTGCGGGAAGCTCTTGAGGCAGTAGGACAGAAAGAGGCTGAGTTGAGAAACTTGAATGAAAAGCTGGTTGCACTTGAGTCCGAGATTGAAAGTTTGACGCATGTAAATGAAGCCTTGAAACAGGAAATCAATGCTAAGCTGGTAATGGTTGATGAGCTGCAGGAGAAGTGTAGTTCTATAAATTCTGAGAAAGAAGAACTTGCAGAGAAGCTGTCTATTCATGAGAGAAAGTTAGAAGATTTGACAGAAGAACACTCAAGAGGTTTAGAGCTCCGATCTGTAGCTGAATCTAGGAATGAAGAAATTGAGAGTCAACTGCGTGAAGTTCTTGAAAAGGTAGCACAAAAAGAAGCTGAACTGACAGACTTGACAGAGAAGCTGGCTTTGCTCGAAGCTGAGAATGAAAAGTTGACTGGTGTGAACGAGGCATTAAAAGAGGAAGTGGATGCTAAGCTGGCCATGTTTGATGAGCTACAGGAACGGTTTAGCTCTACTCATGCTGAGAACGAAGAAGCTGCAGAGAAGCTAGCTGTTCATGAAAGGACAATCTCACACCTGACAGAGGTACACACAAGAACCTTGGAGCTCCATTCTGTAGCTGAATCAAAAAATGAAGAAATTGAAACTCAGTTCCGTAAGGCTCTTGAGATAATAGCACAGAAAGAAGGTGAAGTTAAAGAATTGTGTAAGAAGCTGGATGCCCTTGAAATTGAGTTGGGATATTATGAGGAGCAGGCAActgaagctgctgctgctgaagaGAATCATAAGGTTAAATTTGATGAAGCTTCACAGAAGATAAGGATCTTGGAGGAACAACTTGCAGAGACACATAGCAAGTTGGAGCATTTCCTTACAGAGAAAGAAAGCTTGGCTGAAGCAAATAGTAGTTTGAATGAAGAGTTGGAAGTACATCAGAACAAGTTGAACGATTTACAACTTGCACTTGCTGCTGCAGTAGCAGAAAAGGAGGAGGCATCTGAAGAGATTCATTCACTGCGTAAAACGCTCGATGGAATGATCGAGCGCAAAGCGGAATTAGAAATACAG GTATCTTCTGCTATACAAGAGCACGAAGAACTGAAGAGCAAGTACCAAAATACAATGGAAGAGAAGCAGATGTTGAGTGATAAATATGAAACCACAAAGAAAGAGCTTGAGGATGCAATAGCCAAGTTGGAGGAGGAAATTAATGTAGACAAGTCAGAAAAAGAGTCTCACATCTCAAAACTTGAGCGACAGATTACATTATCCGAGATAAAGTACATGGAGGAG ATAAAGACTATGCAAGTGGAGACAACTGAAAAGAATGAAGCACTAACAGCCAAGATGCAGGAACACGCAGACCTACAGCATGAGAAAGATGAGTTGGAACAACAGTTGCTGGAAGTTAGGAAGGAACTGGATGGTGCCTACCATACCATAGCAAATCAG GAAGAACAAGCTTCTGTGAGAGAGATAAAGTGGGACGCTTTTAGGAAGTATTCAGAGGATCGTCTGGACGCTGAGCAGCAGCGTGCTGAGGAGCTGGAACTACAAGTAGCAGCTCTTAAACAACAGCTCCAAGAAGCTGAGATCCATTACAAGCAAAAG GAAGAGCAAGTTTCTCTAAGGGAGGTTCAATGGGAAGCGGGTCAAAATCATTCACTGGATGAGCTGGAAGCTCAGCGTCAGTATGCCACGGATTTGGAGAAACAAATTGAAGATCTTACACAGAAGTTACAATCAGCTGATGCACACTACAAGCAGAAG GTCACAGAAGAGAGGGATAAACTTGCTGAGGTCACGACAGAGTTCAACAAGTTGACACAAAAAGTAAGCAAGAGTGTTGAATTGGAGAAGAAGGTGCAGGACCTTGAGCAGAAGCTGCAGCTAGCTTATTCCAAGTCTGAGGATCAG GTAATGGATGCTGTGGAGTCGAGATCTCGTGAATTCAGCCTGAATTCATCAACAAGCTCAGGCAAACAGCAAGACAAAACTCAAGCTGCTGACATGGCCTTGCCGAACCCAACCCTGCAAGAAGTACAGGAAccttctggcatcatggctttCAAGTTCATCCTGGGAGTTGCCTTGCTGTCCATACTCATCGGCGTGTTTCTTGGGAAGCGCTACTAG